The following proteins are co-located in the Pseudoalteromonas sp. N1230-9 genome:
- a CDS encoding O-antigen ligase family protein, translating to MLNYYKQNQLFINGILVTLLVVVTYATLGPIAVFALLLLPFAAFTAVKVSVAFIILFILFSYFRLHEAFPFLMPFKIPKLLALASLLGIVWHLFISQKLKPHWHTNHLIFFAWFIWLTVCVFSASNRGLAMEYWSGVLTKVLIMVFAISWWMSTLKHFNVVRIGIMISGAAIALVALSNKMNGIGLVEGTRVTISRELRSQLGDPNDLSLVMMFPVSFLAAEVFDSNAHKLRRIIAFICLITAISGVVATQSRGGLLGIAAVLSFFIYQKVKNPIVVGCIGAVGMLAMVAFAGIADRQSGGSHEGGVDESAMGRIYAWQAAINMAIHNPLTGVGVNNFVVNYYFYSPHWDGKNHAVHSTWFQVLGETGIVGICIFVLVIACIYRTLNRVFLINKQINDKQIDVNAKALKGGLIGFMVSGTFLTQAFTWPIYIILALTIALEKLVIDKQRETSHE from the coding sequence ATGCTCAACTACTATAAACAAAATCAATTATTCATTAATGGCATTTTAGTAACCTTACTTGTGGTTGTTACCTATGCCACATTAGGCCCAATAGCAGTTTTTGCATTGCTGCTATTACCTTTTGCCGCTTTCACTGCAGTGAAGGTAAGTGTGGCCTTTATAATTTTGTTTATTTTATTCAGCTACTTTAGATTGCACGAAGCTTTTCCTTTTTTAATGCCTTTTAAAATTCCTAAGTTACTCGCGCTTGCATCCTTATTGGGAATAGTTTGGCATCTGTTTATCTCACAAAAATTAAAGCCACACTGGCATACTAATCATTTGATATTTTTTGCTTGGTTTATTTGGCTGACTGTTTGTGTTTTTAGTGCCTCTAATCGGGGTTTAGCGATGGAGTACTGGTCAGGAGTACTGACAAAAGTACTTATTATGGTATTTGCAATCTCCTGGTGGATGAGCACATTAAAGCATTTTAATGTGGTTAGAATTGGCATCATGATCTCAGGAGCCGCTATTGCCTTGGTTGCCCTGAGTAACAAAATGAATGGAATTGGTCTAGTTGAAGGAACCCGCGTCACTATTTCTCGTGAGCTGCGTTCACAGTTAGGTGACCCAAACGATTTATCGCTGGTAATGATGTTCCCTGTGTCTTTTTTAGCAGCCGAAGTGTTTGATTCAAATGCGCATAAACTAAGACGTATCATAGCCTTTATCTGTTTGATCACGGCAATTAGTGGCGTAGTTGCGACGCAAAGTCGAGGTGGTTTACTCGGCATTGCTGCTGTACTTAGTTTTTTCATTTATCAAAAAGTTAAAAACCCAATTGTTGTTGGCTGTATTGGTGCGGTAGGCATGTTAGCTATGGTTGCATTTGCGGGTATCGCAGACAGGCAAAGTGGTGGCTCACACGAAGGGGGAGTAGATGAATCAGCAATGGGCCGTATCTACGCATGGCAAGCGGCAATCAATATGGCGATACATAATCCATTAACTGGGGTTGGGGTTAATAACTTTGTCGTTAACTACTATTTTTATAGCCCACATTGGGATGGCAAGAATCATGCAGTACACAGTACATGGTTTCAGGTGTTAGGTGAAACAGGCATCGTAGGAATATGCATTTTTGTACTCGTGATTGCCTGTATTTATCGCACCTTAAACCGTGTTTTTTTAATCAATAAACAGATTAATGACAAACAAATAGATGTAAATGCGAAAGCGCTAAAGGGCGGCCTAATTGGCTTTATGGTATCAGGAACCTTTTTAACTCAGGCATTTACATGGCCTATTTATATCATTCTTGCTTTAACTATTGCCTTAGAAAAGCTTGTAATTGATAAACAAAGGGAGACTTCACATGAGTGA
- a CDS encoding acyltransferase, whose amino-acid sequence MSEQIKHWLKSSDSAIAKSLFQVAKSIRNPQMWVIPGIHSLIYKLHLLVKTLVSELGRIFYYTPLFKSQIKGSKANLYLYSGMPQILGKLEISCNDNTRISGISTFCGRSHGNYPPKLIIGSNVDIGWQNAFSVGRKIVLEDDVRLAGRVFLAGFPGHPLNSERRALGEPDDDSQVGDIIIKQGAWIGTGATVLAGVTIGEGAIVAASAVVTKDVPANTIVAGNPAKIVKQLEDSL is encoded by the coding sequence ATGAGTGAACAAATTAAACACTGGCTTAAATCAAGCGACAGTGCAATTGCAAAATCGCTTTTTCAAGTTGCAAAATCGATTCGCAATCCGCAAATGTGGGTGATCCCAGGTATTCATTCATTAATATATAAACTGCATTTATTGGTTAAAACTTTAGTAAGTGAGCTAGGGCGCATTTTTTATTACACACCACTATTTAAAAGCCAAATTAAGGGCTCAAAAGCAAATTTATACCTGTATTCTGGCATGCCGCAAATATTAGGAAAACTTGAAATTAGCTGTAATGACAACACGCGAATTAGTGGCATCAGCACTTTTTGTGGGCGTAGTCATGGTAATTACCCCCCCAAACTGATTATTGGTAGTAATGTGGATATTGGTTGGCAAAATGCGTTTTCTGTTGGTCGTAAAATTGTACTAGAAGATGATGTGCGTTTAGCGGGCAGGGTATTTTTAGCTGGCTTTCCTGGTCACCCTCTAAACTCTGAACGTCGTGCTCTTGGTGAGCCTGATGACGATTCACAAGTTGGCGATATCATTATCAAACAAGGCGCTTGGATAGGCACCGGCGCAACTGTGCTTGCAGGTGTAACAATAGGCGAGGGTGCCATAGTTGCTGCAAGTGCTGTAGTTACTAAAGATGTGCCAGCAAATACTATTGTTGCTGGTAATCCAGCAAAAATTGTTAAACAGCTGGAGGATTCGCTATGA